Proteins encoded within one genomic window of Komagataella phaffii GS115 chromosome 3, complete sequence:
- a CDS encoding 40S ribosomal protein S12: MSDVEQQVVEEVEVAVEETSASISIEDAVKKVLRISLVHDGLARGLREASKALSSGAAQLCVLCDSVTDEAIIKLVEALCNEPEEKIPLIKVSDAKQLGEWAGLCTLDREGNARKVVGASCVVIKDWGQDSEERHVLLDYFSSN, encoded by the coding sequence ATGTCTGACGTTGAACAACAAGTCGTTGAAGAGGTTGAGGTTGCCGTTGAGGAAACCTCAGCATCCAtctccattgaagatgCCGTCAAGAAGGTCTTgagaatttctttggtccACGATGGTTTGGCCAGAGGTTTGAGAGAGGCTTCCAAGGCTCTGTCTTCTGGTGCTGCCCAACTGTGTGTCCTGTGTGACTCTGTCACTGACGAGGCCATCATCAAGCTGGTTGAAGCTCTTTGTAACGAGCCAGAGGAGAAGATCCCTCTGATCAAGGTCTCTGACGCCAAGCAGTTAGGTGAATGGGCTGGTCTATGTACTTTAGACCGTGAGGGTAACGCCAGAAAGGTTGTTGGTGCTTCTTGTGTTGTCATCAAGGACTGGGGTCAAGACTCCGAGGAGCGTCACGTTCTTTTGGACTACTTTTCCAGCAactaa